In Leisingera sp. NJS204, the following are encoded in one genomic region:
- a CDS encoding acetyl-CoA carboxylase biotin carboxylase subunit, producing the protein MFDKILIANRGEIACRVIKTARKMGIKTVAIYSDADKQALHVQMADEAVHIGPPPANQSYIVIDKVMEAVRATGAQAVHPGYGFLSENSKFAEALAAEGVAFVGPPVGAIESMGDKITSKKIAQEAGVSTVPGYMGLIADADEAVKISNEVGYPVMIKASAGGGGKGMRIAWNDEEAREGFQSSKNEAANSFGDDRIFIEKFVTQPRHIEIQVLCDTHGNGIYLGERECSIQRRNQKVVEEAPSPFLDEETRKAMGEQAVALAKAVGYASAGTVEFIVDGDKNFYFLEMNTRLQVEHPVTELITGVDLVEQMIRVAGGGELPLRQEDVKLTGWAIENRLYAEDPYRGFLPSIGRLSRYRPPAETAAGPMLINGKWQGDAPAGETAVRNDTGVYEGGEISMYYDPMIAKLCTWAPTRAEAIDAMRIALDSFEVEGIGHNLPFLSAVMDHPIFIDGTMTTAFIEEQYPEGFEGVELPEADLRKIAASCAAMHRVAEIRRTRVSGRMDNHERKVGTDWTVTLQGQSYDVVIDADRDGATVKFADGAALRVSSDWTPGDQLATLDVDGEILVLKTGKVTQGFRIRSRGADLKVHVRTPRQAELAQLMPEKLPPDTSKMLLCPMPGLIVKVDVEAGQEVQEGQALCTIEAMKMENILRAEKKGVVAKINAGAGDSLAVDDVIMEFE; encoded by the coding sequence ATGTTTGACAAGATCCTGATCGCCAACCGGGGCGAAATCGCCTGCCGGGTGATCAAAACCGCGCGGAAAATGGGCATCAAAACCGTTGCCATCTACTCTGACGCCGACAAGCAGGCCCTGCATGTGCAAATGGCCGACGAGGCTGTCCACATCGGCCCGCCGCCCGCCAACCAGTCCTATATCGTCATCGACAAGGTGATGGAGGCGGTCCGCGCAACCGGCGCCCAGGCGGTGCATCCGGGCTACGGCTTCCTGTCCGAGAACTCCAAATTCGCCGAGGCCCTGGCCGCCGAAGGCGTCGCCTTTGTCGGCCCGCCGGTGGGTGCGATTGAAAGCATGGGCGACAAGATCACCTCTAAGAAAATCGCCCAGGAGGCCGGTGTTTCCACCGTGCCCGGCTACATGGGGCTGATTGCCGACGCGGATGAGGCGGTGAAGATCTCGAACGAGGTCGGCTACCCGGTGATGATCAAGGCCTCCGCCGGCGGCGGCGGCAAGGGCATGCGCATCGCCTGGAACGACGAAGAGGCCCGCGAAGGCTTCCAGTCTTCCAAGAACGAGGCCGCGAACTCCTTTGGCGACGACCGCATCTTCATCGAAAAGTTCGTCACTCAGCCGCGCCACATCGAAATCCAGGTGCTCTGCGACACTCACGGCAACGGTATCTACCTGGGCGAGCGTGAATGCTCGATCCAGCGCCGCAACCAGAAAGTTGTCGAAGAAGCCCCGTCGCCGTTCCTTGACGAGGAAACCCGCAAGGCAATGGGCGAGCAGGCCGTCGCCCTGGCCAAGGCGGTGGGCTATGCCTCAGCCGGCACTGTGGAATTCATCGTCGATGGCGACAAGAACTTCTACTTCCTGGAAATGAACACCCGCCTGCAGGTGGAGCATCCGGTGACCGAGCTGATCACCGGTGTTGATCTGGTCGAACAGATGATCCGCGTTGCCGGCGGCGGCGAGCTGCCGCTGCGCCAGGAAGACGTGAAACTTACCGGCTGGGCGATTGAAAACCGTCTTTATGCCGAAGATCCCTACCGCGGCTTCCTGCCCTCCATCGGCCGCCTGTCGCGCTACCGCCCGCCGGCCGAGACTGCCGCAGGCCCGATGCTGATCAATGGCAAGTGGCAGGGGGATGCGCCCGCGGGCGAGACCGCCGTGCGCAACGACACCGGCGTCTATGAGGGCGGCGAGATCTCGATGTATTATGACCCGATGATCGCCAAGCTTTGCACCTGGGCGCCGACCCGGGCTGAGGCGATCGACGCCATGCGCATTGCCCTCGACAGTTTCGAGGTCGAAGGCATCGGCCACAACCTGCCGTTCCTGTCAGCTGTCATGGATCACCCGATCTTCATCGACGGCACCATGACCACCGCCTTTATCGAGGAACAGTATCCCGAAGGTTTTGAGGGCGTTGAGCTGCCCGAAGCCGACCTGCGCAAGATCGCCGCTTCCTGTGCGGCCATGCACCGGGTTGCCGAAATCCGCCGCACCCGGGTGTCGGGCCGGATGGATAACCACGAACGCAAGGTCGGCACCGATTGGACCGTCACTCTGCAGGGCCAGTCCTATGACGTGGTGATTGACGCCGACCGCGACGGCGCCACTGTCAAGTTCGCCGACGGTGCCGCATTGCGCGTGTCCTCGGACTGGACGCCGGGCGACCAGCTGGCCACCCTGGACGTGGACGGCGAGATCCTGGTGCTGAAGACCGGCAAGGTCACCCAGGGTTTCCGCATCCGCTCCCGCGGGGCGGATCTCAAGGTCCATGTGCGCACCCCGCGCCAAGCGGAACTGGCGCAGCTGATGCCGGAAAAACTGCCGCCCGACACCTCCAAGATGCTGCTGTGCCCGATGCCCGGCCTGATTGTGAAGGTCGACGTCGAAGCGGGGCAGGAGGTCCAGGAGGGTCAGGCCCTTTGCACCATCGAGGCGATGAAGATGGAAAACATCCTGCGCGCCGAGAAAAAGGGTGTGGTCGCCAAGATCAACGCAGGCGCCGGCGACAGCCTGGCGGTCGACGATGTGATCATGGAATTCGAATAA
- a CDS encoding DUF4174 domain-containing protein, with protein sequence MRAILTVVLAGFIPLAALAADGSAPDWIQPGYDVELEDFQWKQRPVVVFADSPDDPRFHEQMERLMQGAKVLKTRDVVVLVDTDPAAKSALRKKLRPRGFMLVLVGKDGGVKLRKPHPWTARELSRTIDKFPERLREVEERRGG encoded by the coding sequence ATGAGAGCAATCCTAACCGTTGTTTTGGCAGGTTTTATTCCGCTTGCGGCCCTGGCTGCAGATGGCAGTGCGCCTGATTGGATACAGCCCGGGTATGATGTGGAACTGGAGGATTTCCAGTGGAAGCAGCGCCCTGTGGTGGTGTTTGCCGACAGCCCCGACGACCCGCGCTTCCACGAGCAGATGGAGCGGCTGATGCAGGGCGCCAAGGTTCTGAAAACCCGGGATGTGGTGGTGCTGGTTGACACCGATCCGGCCGCAAAATCGGCGCTGCGCAAAAAGCTGCGTCCGCGCGGGTTCATGCTGGTTCTGGTCGGCAAGGACGGCGGCGTGAAGCTGCGCAAACCGCACCCTTGGACGGCGCGCGAATTGTCCCGCACCATCGACAAATTCCCCGAGCGGCTGCGCGAAGTGGAAGAGCGGCGCGGCGGCTGA
- the scpA gene encoding methylmalonyl-CoA mutase produces the protein MTNKDEWQALAEKELRGRAVDDLNWQTLEGIEVKPLYTEDDTKDLPHMGTLPGVGPFTRGVKATMYAGRPWTIRQYAGFSTAEESNAFYRRNLAAGQQGVSVAFDLATHRGYDSDHPRVVGDVGKAGVAIDSVEDMKILFDGIPLDKVSVSMTMNGAVVPVLASFIVAGEEQGHDKSVLAGTIQNDILKEFMVRNTYIYPPKPSMRIISDIIEYTSNEMPKFNSISISGYHMQEAGANLVQELAYTIADGREYVRAALDAGMDVDKFAGRLSFFFAIGMNFFMEIAKLRAARTLWHRVMTEFGAKSERSKMLRTHCQTSGVSLQEQDPYNNVIRTAYEAMSAVLGGTQSLHTNALDEAIALPTDFSARIARNTQLVLQEETGVTNVVDPLAGSYYVESLTNDLIEQAWALIEEVEEMGGMTKAVESGMPKLRIEESAARRQAMIDRGDEVVVGVNKYRKEKEDLIDILDVDNVAVRESQIARLQKMRAGRDETACQAALDELTRRAQAGSGNLLEAAVEAARARASVGEISMAMEKEFGRHRAEVKTLAGVYGAAYEGDEGFAAIQKSIEDFAEEEGRRPRLLVVKMGQDGHDRGAKVIATAFADIGFDVDVGPLFQTPAEAAQDAIDNDVHVIGISSQAAGHKTLAPQLVEALKAEGAGDILVICGGVIPQQDYEFLYSKGVKAIFGPGTNIPEAAQDILRLIREARA, from the coding sequence ATGACAAACAAAGACGAATGGCAGGCTCTGGCTGAGAAAGAGCTGCGCGGACGGGCGGTTGACGACCTTAATTGGCAGACGCTGGAAGGCATCGAGGTCAAGCCGCTTTATACCGAAGACGACACCAAGGACCTGCCCCACATGGGCACGCTGCCCGGCGTCGGCCCGTTTACCCGCGGCGTCAAGGCCACCATGTATGCCGGCCGCCCCTGGACCATCCGCCAGTACGCGGGCTTTTCCACCGCCGAGGAAAGCAACGCCTTCTACCGCCGCAACCTGGCCGCCGGCCAGCAGGGTGTCTCGGTCGCCTTCGACCTCGCCACCCACCGCGGTTATGACAGCGATCACCCCCGTGTGGTCGGCGACGTCGGCAAGGCCGGCGTGGCGATTGACAGCGTCGAGGACATGAAAATCCTGTTCGACGGCATCCCGCTCGACAAGGTTTCGGTCTCGATGACCATGAACGGCGCGGTGGTCCCGGTTCTGGCATCCTTCATTGTTGCAGGCGAAGAACAGGGCCACGATAAATCGGTCCTCGCAGGCACCATTCAGAACGACATTCTGAAGGAGTTCATGGTCCGCAACACCTATATCTATCCGCCGAAACCCTCGATGCGGATCATCTCGGACATTATCGAATACACCTCCAACGAGATGCCCAAGTTCAACTCGATCTCGATCTCCGGCTACCACATGCAGGAGGCCGGCGCGAACCTGGTGCAGGAGCTGGCCTATACCATCGCCGACGGGCGCGAATATGTGCGCGCGGCGCTGGATGCCGGTATGGACGTGGATAAATTCGCAGGGCGGCTGTCGTTCTTCTTTGCGATCGGCATGAACTTCTTCATGGAAATCGCCAAACTGCGCGCCGCCCGTACCCTGTGGCACCGGGTGATGACCGAATTCGGCGCCAAGTCCGAACGCTCCAAGATGCTGCGCACCCATTGCCAGACCTCCGGTGTGTCGCTGCAGGAGCAGGATCCCTACAACAACGTGATCCGCACCGCCTATGAGGCGATGAGCGCAGTCCTCGGCGGCACGCAAAGCCTGCACACCAACGCGCTGGATGAAGCCATCGCGCTGCCCACCGATTTCTCCGCCCGCATCGCCCGCAACACCCAGCTGGTGCTGCAGGAGGAAACCGGTGTGACCAATGTCGTCGATCCGCTGGCCGGCTCTTATTATGTCGAAAGCCTCACCAACGACCTGATCGAACAGGCCTGGGCCTTGATCGAAGAGGTGGAGGAAATGGGCGGCATGACCAAGGCGGTTGAGAGCGGCATGCCCAAGCTGCGCATTGAGGAAAGCGCCGCCCGCCGCCAGGCGATGATTGACCGCGGCGACGAGGTGGTTGTCGGCGTCAATAAGTACCGCAAGGAAAAAGAAGACCTGATCGACATCCTGGATGTGGACAATGTGGCTGTCCGCGAGTCTCAGATCGCCCGTTTGCAGAAAATGCGGGCCGGCCGCGACGAAACCGCTTGCCAGGCCGCGCTTGATGAACTTACCCGCCGTGCCCAGGCGGGTAGCGGCAATCTGCTGGAAGCCGCAGTTGAAGCCGCCCGCGCGCGGGCCTCAGTCGGAGAAATCTCCATGGCGATGGAAAAGGAATTCGGCCGCCACCGTGCGGAAGTGAAGACTTTGGCGGGGGTCTATGGTGCCGCATACGAAGGCGATGAAGGCTTTGCCGCGATCCAGAAATCGATCGAGGATTTCGCCGAAGAAGAGGGCCGCCGCCCGCGTCTTCTGGTGGTCAAGATGGGCCAGGACGGCCACGACCGCGGCGCCAAGGTGATTGCGACGGCGTTCGCTGACATCGGTTTCGACGTTGATGTCGGCCCGCTGTTCCAGACCCCTGCCGAGGCCGCGCAGGACGCCATCGACAATGACGTCCATGTGATCGGCATCTCCAGCCAGGCGGCAGGACACAAGACATTGGCACCGCAGCTGGTCGAGGCGCTGAAGGCGGAAGGGGCAGGCGACATCCTGGTGATCTGCGGCGGCGTGATCCCGCAGCAGGATTACGAGTTCCTGTATTCCAAGGGCGTCAAGGCAATCTTTGGCCCCGGCACCAACATCCCCGAGGCCGCCCAGGACATCCTGCGCCTGATCCGCGAAGCGCGGGCGTAA
- a CDS encoding VOC family protein has product MILDHLAVAGETLEEAVAHAEEALGAALGPGGSHTRYGTHNRLIGLEDGLYLEAIAIDIEAEPQEQPRWFDLNRFKGPARLNNWILRSENLETEKPLLPPHAQRHVAMQRGSLSWLMTVPSDGFLPFDNIFPAVLQWQAEPPAGKLPRSRCRLTRLILSHPEAKDLQAALDRILADPRVAVEQGKPAMLAEFETPHGPRVLR; this is encoded by the coding sequence ATGATACTTGATCACCTGGCCGTGGCCGGCGAAACGCTGGAAGAGGCGGTTGCCCATGCCGAAGAGGCCCTTGGCGCCGCGCTTGGCCCCGGTGGCTCCCACACCCGGTATGGCACCCATAACCGCCTCATCGGGCTGGAGGACGGCCTTTACCTCGAAGCCATCGCCATCGACATTGAGGCCGAGCCGCAGGAGCAGCCGCGCTGGTTTGACCTCAACCGTTTCAAAGGCCCCGCAAGACTGAACAACTGGATTCTTCGAAGCGAAAACCTTGAGACTGAGAAACCGTTGCTGCCGCCCCATGCGCAGCGGCATGTGGCGATGCAGCGCGGCAGTCTCAGCTGGCTGATGACAGTGCCAAGCGACGGGTTTTTGCCGTTTGACAACATCTTTCCTGCGGTGCTGCAGTGGCAGGCCGAACCGCCCGCCGGCAAGCTGCCGCGGTCGCGCTGCCGCCTGACCCGCCTGATCCTCAGCCACCCGGAGGCCAAAGACCTGCAAGCCGCATTGGACCGGATCCTCGCCGACCCGCGCGTTGCTGTGGAGCAGGGTAAGCCTGCGATGCTGGCGGAATTCGAAACCCCGCATGGGCCAAGGGTGCTGCGATGA
- a CDS encoding GNAT family N-acetyltransferase: MKIRSARPDDAKAVCTIANWVIRDTLATFNTIEKSPEDVREQIAAGNGAYLVAEQGGRILGHAHYFLFRPGPGYRFTAEHTIHLLPEAQGQGAGRKLMQALEAKAEQAGIHVLIASVSSANPAAIAFHAAMGYVETARMPELGCKQGRWLDTVFMQKILTPGIPAPDNPGKDA; the protein is encoded by the coding sequence ATGAAAATCCGCTCTGCCCGCCCTGATGATGCCAAAGCCGTCTGCACCATTGCCAACTGGGTGATCCGCGACACGCTGGCCACCTTCAACACCATTGAAAAGTCGCCTGAAGACGTCCGGGAACAGATCGCGGCCGGCAACGGCGCCTATCTGGTGGCGGAACAGGGCGGCAGGATCCTCGGCCACGCGCATTATTTCCTGTTCCGCCCCGGTCCCGGCTACCGTTTCACGGCTGAGCACACCATTCATCTGCTGCCCGAAGCACAGGGGCAGGGCGCGGGCCGCAAGCTGATGCAGGCGCTTGAGGCCAAGGCGGAACAGGCGGGCATTCACGTGCTGATCGCCAGTGTCAGCAGTGCCAATCCCGCAGCAATCGCTTTCCATGCAGCTATGGGCTATGTGGAAACCGCAAGGATGCCGGAACTGGGTTGCAAGCAGGGGCGCTGGCTCGACACTGTTTTCATGCAGAAAATCCTGACGCCCGGTATTCCCGCCCCTGACAACCCCGGCAAAGACGCATAG
- a CDS encoding molecular chaperone DjiA, with product MSLWTRISDALAALAAGESLSEVFDRLRAPPERTVAFAIAVIALGAKMAKADGQVTRDEVAAFREVFQIARDDETGAARVFDMARTDVAGYQEYARRIHSMFADDPTTLCDLMEGLFHIAMADGFYHPGENEFLEEVSRIFGQTPQQFLALRARFVPDAPKDPYTVLGVSPDMAMDEIRKHWRKLVRDTHPDAMIARGVPEEAVRLAEKRMIDINRAWDEINGCCGNAAGNL from the coding sequence ATGTCACTTTGGACCCGCATATCCGACGCGCTGGCAGCCCTTGCCGCAGGCGAAAGCCTGTCGGAAGTCTTTGACCGCTTGCGCGCACCACCCGAACGCACCGTGGCCTTTGCCATTGCCGTCATCGCCCTTGGCGCCAAGATGGCCAAGGCCGACGGGCAGGTCACCCGCGACGAGGTCGCCGCCTTCCGCGAGGTGTTCCAGATCGCCCGCGATGATGAAACAGGTGCTGCCCGCGTCTTTGACATGGCGCGCACCGATGTGGCCGGCTATCAGGAATACGCCCGCCGCATCCACAGCATGTTTGCCGATGACCCCACCACGCTGTGCGACCTGATGGAGGGGCTGTTTCATATCGCCATGGCCGATGGCTTCTATCACCCCGGCGAGAATGAATTCCTGGAGGAAGTAAGCCGCATCTTCGGCCAGACTCCGCAGCAGTTCCTGGCGCTTAGGGCGCGGTTTGTGCCGGATGCGCCCAAGGATCCCTATACTGTGCTGGGTGTCAGCCCGGATATGGCCATGGACGAGATCCGCAAGCATTGGCGCAAGCTGGTGCGCGACACCCACCCGGATGCGATGATCGCCCGCGGGGTGCCCGAAGAGGCCGTGCGGCTGGCGGAGAAGCGGATGATCGACATCAACCGCGCTTGGGATGAAATCAATGGATGCTGCGGCAATGCGGCTGGCAACCTATAA
- a CDS encoding endonuclease/exonuclease/phosphatase family protein, with protein MRLATYNIEWFANLFDAEDNLLLDGERSSRHGVDRYTQGHAIAHVLRRIDADAVMVVEAPNTGRSQRTTRALERFAAEAGLRAREAVSGFANDTQQEIALLFDPDVLDARHDPRATADAPRFDGVFGIDLDIDAQADQVRFSKPPLELAVTTKGGTPLRMIGAHLKSKAPHGARTRNEVATVSIANRRKQLAQAIWLHRRVAEHAAAGEHLVVLGDLNDGPGLDEFEKLFGQSSVEIVMGSLLNDPNAQSLLRPRATVLPSTSRFYNPETKRYFCALLDYVMISHSLMGQQPKWRIWHPFEDAECYGDAELRQALLNASDHFPVTLDIALA; from the coding sequence ATGCGGCTGGCAACCTATAATATCGAATGGTTCGCCAACTTGTTTGATGCAGAGGATAATCTGCTGCTTGACGGCGAACGTTCCTCCCGCCACGGGGTCGACCGATACACCCAGGGCCACGCCATCGCCCATGTGCTGCGCCGCATTGATGCCGATGCGGTGATGGTGGTGGAGGCGCCCAATACCGGCCGCAGCCAGCGCACCACCCGCGCGTTGGAGCGCTTTGCGGCTGAAGCCGGGCTCAGAGCGCGCGAGGCCGTCAGCGGCTTTGCCAACGACACCCAGCAGGAAATTGCACTGCTGTTTGATCCGGATGTTCTGGACGCCCGCCATGATCCCCGCGCCACGGCGGATGCGCCGCGGTTTGACGGGGTGTTCGGCATTGACCTCGACATCGACGCCCAGGCCGATCAAGTGCGGTTTTCCAAGCCGCCGCTGGAACTGGCGGTGACCACCAAAGGCGGCACGCCGCTGCGGATGATCGGCGCGCATCTGAAATCCAAGGCGCCGCATGGTGCCCGGACCAGGAACGAGGTCGCCACTGTCTCCATCGCCAACCGGCGGAAGCAGCTGGCACAGGCGATCTGGCTGCACCGGCGGGTGGCGGAACATGCCGCAGCGGGGGAGCATTTGGTGGTTCTGGGGGATCTGAACGACGGCCCAGGCCTGGATGAATTTGAGAAACTGTTCGGCCAGTCCTCGGTTGAGATCGTGATGGGCAGCCTGCTGAACGACCCCAACGCGCAAAGCCTCTTGCGTCCGCGCGCCACCGTTCTGCCCAGCACCTCGCGGTTCTACAATCCTGAAACCAAACGCTATTTCTGCGCGCTTTTGGACTATGTGATGATCTCGCACAGCCTGATGGGGCAGCAGCCCAAGTGGCGCATCTGGCACCCGTTCGAGGACGCGGAATGCTACGGTGATGCGGAGTTGCGCCAGGCGCTGCTGAATGCCTCGGATCATTTCCCGGTGACGCTGGATATCGCGCTGGCGTGA
- a CDS encoding LysE family translocator, translating to MDFQIWLAFVAASTALLLIPGPTVLLVLSYAMSQSKRVALATVGGVALGDLIAMSASLAGLGALVLASATLFTALKWVGAVYLVYLGIKLFRSASMASLGDIEKVTEARASSVFGHAAAVTALNPKSIVFFIAFVPQFIVVDSPLLPQFAILVATFVGLAAINALAYAILADKLRAKIARPSVLAWFSRLGGGALVAMGVATATFKRAQ from the coding sequence ATGGATTTTCAAATTTGGTTGGCGTTTGTCGCCGCCTCAACCGCGCTTCTTCTTATTCCTGGGCCAACGGTTCTGCTCGTCCTCAGCTACGCTATGAGCCAAAGTAAGAGAGTGGCTCTCGCAACCGTCGGTGGTGTTGCGTTAGGTGACTTGATCGCGATGTCTGCTTCGCTCGCTGGTTTGGGTGCTTTAGTCCTCGCGTCCGCAACCCTTTTCACTGCTTTAAAGTGGGTGGGTGCCGTTTATCTCGTCTATCTGGGGATAAAACTTTTCCGCAGTGCATCAATGGCTTCACTCGGAGACATTGAAAAAGTGACCGAAGCACGAGCTTCCAGCGTTTTCGGCCACGCGGCAGCTGTGACCGCACTCAATCCGAAGTCCATCGTCTTCTTCATCGCTTTCGTGCCTCAGTTCATTGTCGTGGACAGCCCACTTCTCCCGCAATTCGCGATATTGGTGGCAACATTCGTAGGATTGGCGGCGATCAACGCGCTCGCATATGCGATCCTGGCGGACAAACTCAGGGCGAAGATTGCACGGCCATCGGTATTGGCATGGTTCTCTCGGTTGGGCGGTGGCGCACTTGTTGCGATGGGGGTTGCAACAGCGACATTCAAGCGAGCGCAATAG
- a CDS encoding Ppx/GppA family phosphatase — translation MNVTQDPAAANADWGPFGRPIFDDPRARALSRVGVVDVGSNSVRLVVFDGAARSPAYFYNEKIMCALGAGLSESGRLNPEGRARALSALRRFQHLAKGMGLPPLSAVATAAVRDAGDGPDFCAEVLRETGLKIHVIDGREEARLSAQGVLLGWPGAYGLVCDIGGSSMELAEIQENSVGRRVTSSLGPLKLRDIKGGRKGRKAHIKEVIEQLKGAMGAQRDRLFLVGGSWRAIARIDMHRRGYPLKVLHEYRMSAKDVRETARYIETTNLDKLRNACGVSASRMSLVPYAIDVLTRLVKTFKPKDIAVSSYGIREGLLYEQMPQRLRARDPLIEASRFAEAKDARVPGFGGTLYEFVSPLFSGAPLAKRRLVKAACLLHDVSWRAHPDYRAEVCFDNATRANLGGLKHSERVFLGLALLHRYSNKRQGSSFEYLYGLLDEKGQHEAEVLGKAMRFGAMLMLTSTGAIGSLRWQPRKRVLHAELPDAARPLYGEVAEARLQSLGKALDAGVQLSFSKPAGPSEA, via the coding sequence ATGAACGTCACCCAGGACCCCGCCGCCGCCAATGCCGATTGGGGGCCCTTCGGCCGCCCGATCTTTGATGACCCCAGGGCCCGGGCACTGTCGCGGGTGGGGGTGGTCGATGTCGGCTCCAACTCGGTCCGGCTGGTGGTGTTCGACGGCGCCGCCCGCAGCCCGGCTTATTTCTATAACGAAAAGATCATGTGCGCGCTTGGCGCGGGCCTGTCGGAGTCGGGACGCCTGAACCCCGAGGGGCGCGCCCGCGCCCTGTCGGCGCTGCGCCGGTTTCAGCATCTGGCCAAGGGCATGGGCCTGCCGCCGCTGTCCGCCGTTGCCACCGCCGCGGTGCGCGACGCCGGGGACGGGCCGGATTTCTGCGCCGAAGTGCTGCGCGAGACCGGGCTGAAGATCCACGTTATCGACGGGCGCGAAGAGGCGCGGCTGTCGGCGCAGGGCGTACTGCTGGGCTGGCCCGGCGCCTATGGGCTGGTCTGCGATATCGGCGGCTCGTCAATGGAGCTGGCGGAAATACAGGAGAACTCTGTCGGGCGCCGGGTCACCTCATCCCTGGGACCGCTGAAGCTGCGCGACATCAAGGGCGGGCGCAAAGGCCGCAAAGCCCATATCAAGGAGGTGATCGAACAGCTGAAAGGCGCGATGGGCGCGCAGCGCGACCGGCTGTTCCTGGTCGGCGGCAGCTGGCGGGCGATTGCCCGCATCGACATGCACCGGCGCGGCTATCCGCTGAAGGTGCTGCATGAATACCGGATGTCCGCCAAGGACGTGCGCGAAACCGCCCGCTATATTGAGACCACAAACCTGGACAAGCTGCGCAACGCCTGCGGCGTCTCCGCCAGCCGGATGTCGCTGGTGCCCTATGCGATCGACGTGCTGACCCGGCTGGTCAAGACTTTCAAACCCAAGGATATCGCCGTCTCCAGCTATGGTATCCGCGAAGGCCTGCTGTACGAACAGATGCCGCAGCGGCTGCGCGCCCGCGATCCGCTGATCGAAGCCTCGCGCTTTGCCGAGGCCAAGGACGCCCGCGTACCCGGTTTCGGCGGCACCCTGTATGAATTTGTCAGCCCGCTGTTCAGCGGTGCCCCGCTGGCCAAACGGCGGCTGGTCAAGGCGGCCTGCCTGTTGCATGACGTCAGCTGGCGCGCCCATCCCGACTACCGCGCCGAGGTCTGTTTCGACAACGCCACCCGCGCCAACCTGGGCGGGTTGAAACATTCGGAACGGGTGTTCCTGGGCCTGGCGCTGCTGCACCGTTACAGCAACAAGCGGCAGGGCAGCTCGTTCGAATACCTCTATGGGCTGCTGGACGAAAAGGGCCAGCACGAGGCCGAGGTGCTGGGCAAGGCGATGCGGTTCGGCGCAATGCTGATGCTGACCAGCACCGGCGCCATCGGCAGCTTGCGCTGGCAGCCGCGCAAGCGGGTTCTGCACGCGGAACTGCCGGATGCGGCTCGGCCGCTGTACGGCGAAGTTGCCGAAGCCCGGTTGCAATCTCTGGGCAAGGCATTGGATGCCGGGGTGCAGCTGAGTTTCAGCAAACCCGCCGGTCCGTCTGAGGCGTAA
- a CDS encoding HdaA/DnaA family protein: protein MAQQLSFDLPAKPALGRDDFFVAPSNAMAVALLDPQFAWPSGKLVLTGPAGAGKTHLVHVWASQTGARILPAAELTAGAVPELAQGPVAVEDVPQTAGSAEQQNALFHLHNMVLANGYPLVMTGRGAPNLWGLTLPDLQSRVQAATHAELQPPDDQLLAVVLAKLFNDRQITPKADVIPYLVAHMDRSFAAAARIVGRLDHLSLAEKRSLSRPLAVRALSEIRHEAAENDASASG, encoded by the coding sequence ATGGCACAACAGCTGAGCTTTGACCTCCCGGCGAAACCTGCGCTGGGGCGGGATGATTTCTTTGTGGCACCCTCCAATGCAATGGCGGTGGCGCTGCTGGACCCGCAATTTGCCTGGCCCAGCGGCAAGCTGGTGCTGACCGGGCCTGCGGGTGCGGGCAAAACCCATCTGGTGCATGTCTGGGCCAGCCAGACCGGCGCGCGGATCCTGCCGGCGGCAGAGCTGACAGCCGGAGCCGTGCCGGAGCTGGCGCAAGGCCCCGTCGCGGTTGAGGACGTGCCGCAGACCGCCGGCAGCGCAGAACAGCAGAACGCTCTGTTTCATTTGCACAATATGGTGCTGGCAAACGGGTATCCGCTGGTGATGACGGGCCGCGGCGCGCCGAATCTGTGGGGGCTGACCCTGCCCGATCTGCAAAGCCGGGTGCAGGCCGCCACCCATGCCGAACTGCAGCCGCCGGACGACCAGCTGCTGGCGGTGGTGCTGGCCAAGCTGTTCAACGACCGCCAAATCACCCCGAAGGCGGATGTGATTCCCTATCTGGTGGCGCATATGGACCGCTCCTTTGCCGCAGCCGCCCGGATTGTCGGACGGCTGGACCACCTGTCGCTGGCGGAAAAACGCAGCCTGTCACGGCCCCTGGCAGTGCGGGCGCTGTCCGAGATCCGCCACGAGGCCGCGGAAAATGACGCATCCGCAAGCGGTTGA